In one window of Phormidium ambiguum IAM M-71 DNA:
- a CDS encoding SLBB domain-containing protein, protein MLKKSLSQTNSLRVKHSKTVKLSLVNQKSWVIVLSLLALSVPQVALAQTPGSTLNSCRPGSGRFGPEPAYTLGAGDRIGLDIFNVPEYSREYQILVNGTVNLALIGSVSLKGLTLQQASNLISSQYARFLRRPIVTVNLVAARPVQVAIAGEVIRSGSYSIPLTGAGGAGAGFQLPTLSQALTLAGGITQSANLRQVRLLRPGFGTINLNVLGLVTRGELCEDITLRDGDSIFIPTSTSINLTTAQDIATSNIAPTQNVPLNILVAGEVLRPGPVIVQPDQTGALPTVSRAIQVAGGVTQAADLSQVRLRRFTRGGREQIIGVNLNQVLQGGDRRQDLILQQGDTIVIPTAATINPNQSFSITNSTLAPTQNQPINIVVVGEVTRPGPYTVQPSQTGSPPTLSRALQAAGGINQTADITQVQLRRITRDGSTQTTTINLQQLLQGGDRRQDIFLQEGDSIVVPTATEPLPVAQSLEIVSSSIAADPSQPLNVAVVGEVSRPGTYTIQPFRPAPGVQGALPSFAGLPTLSQAIQQAGGITQLADIRRIEVRRNTRLGTQQILVSNFWQLLQSGDRSQDLILQQGDTIFVPTAQDVDPSEAPQIAASSLSPATIRVNVVGEVIRPGITQIPPNTSLNQALLAAGGFNPTRAKKSVVELLRLNPNGTVTKRNITINFSRGINEEANPILRDNDVIIVRRSVSAEITDGLRTWLDPISNFFSIFNLIRIFESL, encoded by the coding sequence ATGTTGAAAAAATCGCTTTCCCAAACGAACAGCTTACGAGTAAAACATAGCAAAACTGTGAAATTGTCGTTGGTTAACCAAAAAAGCTGGGTAATTGTTTTGTCTTTGCTAGCGTTGAGTGTTCCCCAAGTGGCGTTGGCGCAAACGCCGGGGAGTACGTTGAACAGTTGTCGTCCTGGTAGTGGTCGTTTTGGGCCGGAACCAGCTTATACTTTGGGTGCGGGCGATCGAATTGGTTTAGATATCTTTAATGTTCCCGAATATAGCCGAGAATATCAGATTTTAGTTAATGGTACGGTTAATCTGGCACTGATTGGTAGTGTGTCACTTAAGGGTTTAACGTTACAACAAGCTTCTAATTTAATTTCGTCTCAGTATGCGCGGTTTTTGCGAAGACCGATCGTAACTGTTAATTTAGTAGCAGCTAGACCTGTGCAAGTGGCGATCGCAGGAGAAGTAATTCGTTCTGGGTCTTATTCTATTCCTTTGACTGGTGCGGGTGGTGCGGGTGCAGGTTTTCAACTCCCCACGTTGTCTCAAGCTTTGACTTTAGCAGGGGGAATCACACAATCAGCAAATTTGCGCCAAGTGAGATTATTAAGGCCGGGTTTTGGAACAATTAATTTAAATGTTTTAGGCTTGGTGACTAGAGGCGAACTCTGCGAAGATATTACATTACGGGATGGAGATAGTATATTTATTCCCACTTCTACTTCGATTAACCTAACAACGGCACAGGATATTGCGACATCTAATATTGCTCCGACGCAGAATGTCCCTTTAAATATTTTAGTCGCGGGAGAAGTGCTGCGTCCTGGGCCTGTGATTGTTCAACCAGATCAAACTGGGGCTTTGCCAACTGTATCACGGGCGATTCAAGTGGCTGGTGGAGTGACGCAAGCGGCGGATCTAAGTCAAGTGCGGTTGCGTCGCTTTACTAGAGGCGGCAGAGAACAGATTATTGGGGTAAATTTGAATCAAGTTTTGCAGGGTGGCGATCGTCGTCAGGATTTGATTTTGCAACAGGGTGATACGATCGTAATTCCCACTGCCGCAACTATTAATCCCAATCAAAGTTTTAGTATTACTAATAGTACTTTGGCACCAACCCAAAATCAGCCAATTAATATAGTTGTGGTTGGGGAAGTAACTCGTCCTGGCCCTTATACTGTACAACCTAGTCAAACAGGTTCGCCACCTACTTTGTCACGGGCATTGCAAGCAGCTGGGGGGATTAACCAAACTGCTGATATTACACAGGTGCAGTTGCGTCGGATTACTCGTGATGGCAGTACTCAGACGACTACGATCAATTTGCAACAGTTATTGCAGGGTGGCGATCGTCGTCAAGATATATTTTTGCAAGAGGGTGATTCGATCGTAGTGCCAACGGCAACCGAACCTTTACCAGTAGCCCAATCTTTGGAAATTGTTTCTTCGAGTATTGCAGCCGATCCTTCTCAGCCGTTGAACGTAGCTGTGGTGGGTGAGGTTTCCCGTCCTGGTACTTATACTATTCAACCATTTAGACCTGCGCCTGGCGTTCAGGGGGCGTTACCTTCTTTTGCGGGATTACCTACTTTGTCTCAAGCGATTCAACAAGCGGGGGGGATTACCCAGTTGGCGGATATTCGCCGGATTGAAGTTCGGCGGAATACTAGATTAGGAACGCAGCAAATTTTGGTTTCTAATTTTTGGCAGTTGTTGCAATCTGGCGATCGTTCCCAAGATTTAATTTTGCAACAAGGAGATACAATTTTTGTTCCGACTGCTCAAGATGTCGATCCATCAGAAGCACCTCAAATAGCTGCTTCGAGTCTTTCTCCAGCTACCATTAGGGTAAACGTGGTAGGAGAAGTTATTAGACCAGGAATTACACAAATACCACCTAACACTTCTTTAAACCAAGCTTTGCTAGCCGCAGGTGGTTTTAATCCAACTCGTGCCAAGAAATCAGTTGTAGAATTACTGCGGTTAAATCCTAATGGAACGGTAACGAAACGAAATATTACAATTAACTTTTCTCGTGGGATCAATGAAGAAGCAAACCCAATTCTTCGAGATAATGATGTCATTATCGTGAGACGTTCTGTTTCCGCAGAAATTACAGATGGGTTGAGAACTTGGTTAGATCCGATCAGCAATTTCTTCTCAATCTTTAACTTGATTCGTATTTTTGAATCTTTGTAG
- a CDS encoding GH116 family glycosyl hydrolase, whose product MTNDELNIPPYTWQRAIGLGWENYYKVRYSSNLDDGPWHGAPLGGFGAGCIGRSSRGDFNLWHLDAGEHTFQNIPACQFSVFEQVGNEPGIAYALCTNPPEDGSLSAWNWYPENNSGTYHALYPRSWFVYENVFKSQLICEQFSPIWAGNYQESSYPIAIFEWSIHNPTNQPITISIMLTWQNIVGWFTNYLKTKEVRVRDDGSPVYDYQPKIGDSTGNFNQWIEEQYRVGCLLDRVRLGEEVREEEGQWSIATLTNPGVEIFHHTRWNPSGKGNDIWQTFAQDGSLPDLDNEIPAESGEQIGVAMAVRVTIRPGKSRKIPFILAWDFPVTEFAEGVNYYRRYTDFFGRNGKNSWSMIRTALKHYDTWKERIIDWQEPILSREDLPSWFKMALFNELYDLTSGGTLWTAASETDPVGQFGILECIDYRWYESLDVRLYGSFPVVMLWPKLDKAVLEAYTRAIPTFDDKERIIGYNQASAVRKIADATPHDLGAPNEHPWEKTNYTSYQDCNLWKDLPCDFVLQVYRYFVFTGRKDIEFLEDSFPSIVSTLNYLKTFDLDGDGIPENSGAPDQTFDDWRLQGVSAYCGGLWLAALQSAIAICDTLIQNRRGAEDAEKSFEEQKLIYQSWYQQSQKVYQEKLWNGEYYRLDSESNSDVVMTDQLCGQFYSRLLGLPDIVPEECINGALQKIYDSCFVKFNKLQANQQFPSLPLGAANGVKPDGSPENPKATHPLEIWTGINFGVSAFMWQMGMQQEAWQITEAVVQQIYQNGLQFRTPEAITAAGTFRASYYLRGMAIWALYNVVK is encoded by the coding sequence ATGACAAATGACGAATTAAACATCCCGCCTTACACTTGGCAACGCGCTATTGGTTTGGGTTGGGAAAATTACTATAAAGTCCGCTATTCTAGTAATTTAGATGATGGCCCTTGGCATGGTGCGCCGTTAGGTGGTTTTGGTGCGGGTTGTATTGGTCGTTCTTCACGGGGAGATTTTAACCTTTGGCATTTGGATGCGGGAGAACATACTTTTCAAAATATCCCAGCTTGTCAATTTAGTGTGTTTGAACAGGTGGGAAATGAACCGGGAATAGCGTATGCGTTGTGTACAAATCCGCCGGAAGATGGTAGTTTGTCAGCTTGGAATTGGTATCCAGAAAATAATTCAGGGACTTATCATGCGCTTTATCCGCGTAGTTGGTTTGTCTATGAAAATGTATTTAAATCTCAGTTAATTTGCGAGCAATTTTCGCCGATTTGGGCAGGGAATTATCAAGAAAGTTCTTATCCGATCGCTATTTTTGAATGGAGTATTCATAATCCTACTAATCAGCCAATTACTATTAGTATTATGCTAACTTGGCAAAACATTGTCGGTTGGTTTACTAACTATTTAAAAACTAAAGAAGTCCGGGTACGAGATGATGGCAGTCCAGTTTATGATTATCAACCAAAGATAGGTGATAGTACAGGTAATTTTAATCAATGGATTGAAGAACAATATCGTGTTGGTTGTTTGTTAGATCGGGTAAGATTAGGCGAGGAAGTTAGAGAAGAAGAAGGGCAATGGTCGATCGCAACTCTGACTAATCCAGGGGTAGAAATTTTTCATCATACTCGTTGGAATCCATCTGGCAAAGGAAATGATATTTGGCAAACTTTCGCGCAAGATGGTTCTTTGCCAGATTTAGATAATGAAATACCCGCCGAATCTGGAGAACAAATTGGCGTAGCAATGGCAGTTAGGGTAACAATTAGACCAGGGAAAAGTCGCAAGATTCCGTTTATTTTAGCTTGGGATTTTCCCGTTACTGAATTTGCAGAAGGCGTAAATTATTATCGACGTTACACAGATTTCTTTGGCCGCAATGGTAAAAATTCTTGGTCAATGATTCGCACTGCTTTAAAGCATTATGACACTTGGAAAGAGAGAATTATAGATTGGCAAGAACCAATTTTATCGCGGGAAGATTTGCCCAGCTGGTTTAAAATGGCACTCTTCAATGAGTTATACGATCTAACTAGTGGCGGAACTCTTTGGACAGCAGCTTCGGAAACCGATCCAGTAGGTCAATTTGGCATTTTAGAATGTATTGATTATCGCTGGTATGAAAGTTTAGATGTGCGACTTTACGGTTCTTTTCCTGTAGTTATGTTGTGGCCTAAATTGGATAAAGCAGTATTAGAAGCATATACAAGGGCGATTCCAACTTTTGATGATAAAGAGCGAATAATTGGTTATAATCAAGCGTCAGCCGTGCGAAAAATTGCTGATGCAACTCCCCATGATTTAGGTGCTCCTAACGAGCATCCTTGGGAGAAAACTAATTACACTAGTTATCAAGATTGCAATTTGTGGAAGGATTTACCCTGCGATTTTGTGTTGCAAGTTTACCGTTATTTTGTGTTTACTGGTAGAAAAGATATTGAATTTTTAGAAGATAGTTTTCCCAGTATTGTTAGTACTTTGAATTATTTAAAGACATTTGATTTAGATGGCGATGGGATACCGGAAAATTCTGGTGCGCCGGATCAAACTTTTGATGATTGGCGGTTGCAGGGAGTGAGTGCTTATTGTGGTGGGTTGTGGTTGGCGGCGTTGCAAAGTGCGATCGCAATTTGCGATACTCTAATTCAAAACCGCAGAGGCGCAGAGGACGCAGAGAAGAGTTTCGAGGAACAAAAACTTATTTATCAATCTTGGTATCAGCAATCCCAAAAAGTGTATCAAGAAAAATTGTGGAATGGTGAATATTATCGCTTAGATAGCGAGAGTAATTCTGATGTAGTGATGACCGATCAATTATGCGGTCAGTTTTATAGCCGTTTGTTAGGACTACCGGATATTGTTCCTGAAGAATGTATTAATGGTGCTTTGCAAAAAATTTATGATTCCTGTTTCGTGAAGTTCAACAAATTACAAGCAAATCAGCAATTTCCTAGTTTACCTCTTGGCGCTGCTAATGGTGTTAAACCCGATGGTTCGCCAGAAAATCCCAAAGCTACCCATCCTTTAGAAATATGGACGGGAATTAATTTTGGGGTATCTGCTTTTATGTGGCAAATGGGAATGCAACAGGAAGCATGGCAAATTACTGAAGCAGTTGTTCAACAGATCTATCAAAATGGTTTACAGTTTCGTACCCCAGAAGCTATTACTGCTGCTGGAACTTTTCGGGCTAGTTACTATCTGCGTGGGATGGCAATTTGGGCTTTATATAATGTAGTTAAATAA
- a CDS encoding filamentous hemagglutinin N-terminal domain-containing protein, whose product MKNSIFSIPIISLSGLIHEDRKSDKPKILWSGSLFLVSLSFFFAKADAQIIPDGTLPTNSIVTPLSNPSGRSFVIEGGTRAGRNLFHSFQEFSIPSGGEAFFNNPLDIQNIFSRVTGRSISHIDGLIRTLGTANLFLLNPNGIIFGPNAQLNLGGSFLASTANSIKFADGTEFSTTNLQTTPLLTISVPVGLQMGLNPGNIVVQGPGHNLSYDSETGSIDRSNRPVGLQVIPDQTLALLGGNLALEGGNLTAAGGRVELGSVGGATLVTLTATNQGMALSYPEIQNFQDISLSNAASIDVSGASGGNVFAAGRRITLTDGSVILAFTEGAEAGGTLKVRASETVELIGTSADSLFNSGLFISVTPEATGNGGDLMIETANLRLIDGGQVGAGTFGAGNGGNLTVKATGVVELNGIAANGLSASSLDTSVNSKATGNGGNLTIETTRLRLVSGAQIGAGTFGAGNSGSLIIKATEAVEVIGTSADGKVLSGLFTSAQSGATGNGGNLTIETDRLQVADGAQIFTGTFGAGKAGNLTIKATDSVKLIGTSANSGTSSGLFASTQPGATGNGGNLTIETDRLQVADGAQIAVSTFGAGKAGILTVKATDSVEVIGTSANSGTSSGLFASAESGATGEGGNLSVETARLRVTDGAVISVATFGTGKAGDLIVKATDLVELIGESADGIVSSGLAASVAPRATGAGGNLTIETVRLRVSDGAQVSVATFGAGKAGNLIVKARDEVEVIGTSPTDSNFGSSLRASTTSESTGEGGNLSIETTRLRVADGAVLTVRSRGEGKAGNLIVDAGSIRLENSGSLIANTKAGGGSIELQAPSITLRRGSITTNATGGESGGNISVSSQFLQLRDRSNITTNAEGENVIGGGITLNADVIVGLENSDITANSINSQGGNVTINTQAIFGLQTRTREELQNLLNTDDVTLLDPKNLVTNDITATGANSSLSGTLAINTLEANPNSGLVDLPANPVNNTMLVISNCYRRGGEQSEFIVIGKGGLPPSPNEPIRSEATWIDLREIALSKSNLSPNFSTSDMQERKVGENQEFSHIVEAQGWMKNAQGQVVLVAKTVRVIPQNFTSVPQYCHQ is encoded by the coding sequence ATGAAAAATAGCATTTTTTCGATCCCGATTATTAGCTTGTCTGGGCTAATCCATGAAGACAGAAAAAGTGACAAACCGAAGATTTTGTGGTCTGGAAGTCTTTTTTTGGTGAGTCTTTCGTTTTTCTTTGCCAAAGCTGACGCGCAAATTATCCCTGATGGAACTTTGCCTACAAATTCGATCGTTACTCCCCTGAGTAACCCTAGTGGAAGAAGTTTTGTCATCGAGGGAGGAACTAGGGCGGGGAGAAATTTGTTTCACAGTTTTCAAGAGTTTTCGATTCCCAGTGGCGGCGAGGCATTTTTCAACAACCCTCTGGATATTCAGAATATTTTTAGTCGAGTAACAGGTAGGTCAATTTCTCATATTGATGGATTAATTCGCACTTTGGGCACAGCTAATTTATTTTTACTTAACCCGAATGGAATTATTTTTGGGCCGAATGCACAATTAAATCTTGGTGGCTCATTTTTAGCGAGTACGGCGAACAGCATCAAGTTTGCCGATGGTACTGAGTTCAGCACCACAAACCTTCAAACTACACCCTTGCTAACTATCAGCGTACCCGTTGGTTTGCAAATGGGGCTAAATCCGGGAAATATTGTGGTGCAGGGGCCGGGTCACAACCTGAGTTATGATTCGGAGACAGGATCGATCGACAGAAGTAATCGGCCCGTTGGACTTCAGGTAATACCCGATCAAACCTTAGCATTGCTTGGTGGTAATCTGGCTCTAGAAGGCGGCAACTTAACCGCAGCAGGTGGAAGAGTAGAATTGGGAAGTGTCGGGGGAGCAACTCTGGTGACGCTCACCGCCACAAATCAAGGAATGGCGTTGAGCTACCCGGAAATTCAGAATTTTCAGGATATAAGCCTTTCCAACGCCGCATCCATTGATGTCAGTGGTGCAAGCGGGGGTAATGTCTTTGCAGCGGGACGGCGGATAACACTGACTGATGGCTCAGTTATATTGGCTTTCACCGAAGGTGCAGAAGCAGGGGGAACGCTGAAGGTTCGTGCCTCAGAGACGGTAGAGTTGATTGGTACTTCAGCTGACAGTCTGTTTAACAGTGGCTTGTTTATTTCCGTAACACCGGAAGCTACTGGAAATGGGGGAGACTTAATGATCGAAACTGCTAACTTGCGCTTAATCGACGGGGGACAGGTAGGCGCTGGGACTTTTGGTGCTGGGAACGGCGGAAATTTGACCGTTAAAGCAACCGGGGTGGTAGAACTGAATGGTATTGCAGCTAATGGGTTATCTGCTAGCAGTTTAGATACTTCTGTCAATTCAAAAGCTACCGGAAATGGTGGTAATTTGACGATCGAAACCACTCGCTTGCGCTTAGTCAGTGGCGCACAGATAGGAGCAGGGACTTTTGGCGCTGGGAACAGCGGAAGTTTGATTATTAAAGCAACCGAGGCGGTGGAAGTTATTGGTACTTCAGCTGATGGTAAAGTTTTGAGCGGTTTATTTACTTCAGCCCAATCAGGTGCTACGGGAAATGGTGGTAATTTAACCATTGAAACCGATCGTTTACAGGTAGCTGACGGAGCACAGATATTCACAGGTACCTTTGGCGCTGGCAAGGCGGGAAACTTGACCATCAAAGCTACTGATTCGGTGAAATTGATTGGCACCTCCGCAAATAGTGGAACTAGCAGCGGGTTATTTGCTTCAACTCAACCAGGAGCTACGGGAAATGGTGGTAATTTAACCATTGAAACCGATCGCTTACAAGTAGCTGATGGAGCACAAATCGCAGTCAGTACCTTTGGCGCTGGCAAAGCAGGAATTTTGACCGTCAAAGCTACTGATTCGGTGGAAGTAATTGGTACCTCCGCAAATAGTGGAACTAGCAGCGGGTTATTTGCTTCAGCCGAATCAGGAGCCACTGGCGAGGGCGGCAACTTGAGCGTTGAAACTGCTCGCTTGCGGGTAACTGATGGAGCAGTAATATCAGTCGCCACATTTGGTACTGGGAAAGCTGGAGATTTAATCGTTAAGGCAACCGATTTAGTGGAACTGATTGGTGAGTCAGCCGATGGTATAGTTAGCAGCGGCTTAGCTGCCTCCGTCGCACCCCGCGCAACCGGAGCAGGGGGCAATTTGACCATTGAAACTGTTCGCTTAAGAGTAAGTGATGGGGCGCAGGTTTCAGTAGCTACCTTTGGCGCTGGAAAAGCTGGAAATTTAATTGTCAAGGCAAGAGATGAGGTAGAAGTAATAGGTACCTCACCAACAGATAGTAATTTTGGTAGCAGTTTGCGGGCTTCAACTACATCAGAATCTACGGGAGAAGGGGGCAATTTAAGTATTGAAACCACTCGCTTACGAGTGGCTGATGGTGCTGTACTGACTGTGAGAAGTCGTGGTGAAGGAAAAGCAGGCAACTTAATAGTTGATGCTGGTTCTATCCGACTGGAAAACTCTGGTAGCTTGATAGCTAATACTAAAGCTGGGGGTGGAAGTATTGAATTACAGGCTCCTTCCATTACCTTGCGTCGTGGCAGTATCACCACCAATGCTACTGGAGGAGAAAGCGGTGGCAATATTTCTGTAAGTTCGCAGTTTTTGCAATTGCGCGATCGCAGTAATATTACCACCAATGCAGAAGGCGAGAATGTCATTGGTGGTGGCATCACCCTAAACGCCGATGTCATCGTCGGTTTAGAAAATAGCGATATCACTGCCAACTCGATCAATTCCCAAGGTGGTAACGTTACTATCAACACTCAAGCTATTTTTGGGTTACAAACACGCACTAGAGAAGAATTACAAAATCTACTCAATACCGATGATGTTACCCTTTTAGATCCCAAGAATCTCGTTACTAACGACATCACTGCAACCGGAGCAAATTCTTCTTTAAGCGGTACTCTAGCTATCAACACTCTGGAAGCTAATCCTAATTCCGGTTTAGTAGATTTGCCAGCAAACCCAGTTAATAACACTATGTTGGTTATCTCTAACTGTTACCGTCGCGGCGGCGAGCAAAGTGAATTTATTGTTATTGGCAAAGGCGGCTTACCACCGTCACCAAATGAACCGATTAGAAGTGAAGCGACTTGGATAGATTTAAGAGAGATTGCTTTGTCAAAAAGTAATCTCTCCCCGAATTTCTCAACATCCGATATGCAGGAAAGAAAAGTTGGGGAAAATCAAGAATTTTCCCATATTGTAGAAGCTCAAGGATGGATGAAAAATGCTCAAGGACAAGTGGTTCTCGTAGCAAAAACAGTAAGGGTAATACCCCAAAATTTTACTTCTGTACCTCAATATTGCCATCAATAA
- a CDS encoding GumC family protein — translation MKIKPYSQPIFPNNGNGKNAQSIPYIYPEPVYEEDNNRIELRQILGILRRRALVVGSVAIAVATVIGTRAWNTPPLYEGKFRVLVEPITAETKVAQNFGAIIYSVLDYGTQTEVLRSPSVMDAIVKRIQAEYPEVNYGYLMQRLSISRLGDTKIIEVRYQDSDPKRAEKILQNIANGYLDYSRQQRQSDVRQGIDFVKEQLPNLQERVNTLQARLQKFRQEYNFIDPEQKAQELGSRIAGVEQQQIEATTKLNELRSLYTLLQAQLGLQPNEAIVASALSEAPRYQKLLTELQDIETKLATESVRFTEVSPNILALREQRQKLLPLIAQETQRVVGVAISPNTINTQKLSNQNSIRLSLTQQFVDATNQIKVLEVRNQALKNAENLLVREFKQMPIRAREYTDLQRELKVTTESLLRFLSTRENLEIEAAQKATPWQLIDAPNQSYPISPDKYRNLMLGIVAGLLLGAGAAWLVEMLDNVFHSVEDLKNQTGMPLLGVIPFSKALKKAAPGENEAAGLLLPEGEAAITTQNSGINTRYNASQFTESFRSFYTNIRLLSTDMPIRSLVISSSTPAEGKTVISLHLAQAAAAMGQRVLLVDADLRRPQIHKRLDMPNMRGLTNLISSEDLDFHEVIQNSPQEENLYILTAGQIPPDPTRLLSSDKMQTLMADFQSAFDLVIYDTPPLVGFADASILATPTDGVILVVGLGKTDRYPLMQALDTLRISGTPILGLVANGVKSYTTRWQDTYNRYYHQSSIDRGHSQQMTIDG, via the coding sequence ATGAAAATTAAGCCATACAGTCAACCAATATTTCCTAACAATGGTAATGGGAAAAATGCTCAATCTATCCCTTATATTTATCCCGAACCAGTTTATGAAGAAGATAATAATAGAATAGAGTTACGGCAAATTTTAGGGATTTTACGTCGTCGCGCTTTGGTTGTGGGTAGTGTAGCGATCGCAGTTGCTACAGTTATCGGAACAAGGGCGTGGAATACACCGCCATTATATGAAGGAAAATTCCGAGTTTTAGTCGAACCAATTACGGCAGAAACTAAAGTCGCGCAGAATTTTGGTGCAATTATTTATTCTGTTTTAGATTACGGTACTCAAACAGAAGTGTTACGTAGTCCCAGCGTTATGGATGCAATTGTTAAAAGAATCCAGGCTGAATATCCAGAGGTTAATTATGGTTATTTGATGCAAAGATTGTCAATTAGCCGTTTAGGAGATACTAAAATTATTGAAGTTCGTTATCAAGATAGTGACCCGAAAAGGGCAGAAAAAATCTTACAAAACATCGCTAATGGCTATTTGGATTACAGTCGGCAACAGCGCCAAAGTGATGTTCGTCAGGGAATAGATTTTGTTAAAGAGCAGTTGCCTAACTTGCAAGAAAGAGTAAATACATTACAAGCAAGATTGCAGAAGTTTCGTCAAGAATATAATTTTATCGATCCCGAACAAAAGGCACAAGAATTAGGAAGTAGAATTGCCGGAGTTGAGCAACAACAAATTGAAGCGACTACTAAGTTAAATGAATTGCGATCGCTTTATACTTTGTTGCAAGCACAATTAGGATTACAACCAAATGAAGCAATTGTCGCATCTGCTTTAAGTGAAGCTCCGCGATATCAAAAACTACTCACAGAATTGCAAGATATAGAAACTAAATTAGCCACAGAATCAGTCAGATTCACTGAAGTTAGTCCCAACATTCTAGCACTCAGAGAACAAAGACAAAAACTGTTACCTTTAATTGCTCAAGAAACTCAAAGAGTAGTAGGTGTTGCTATTTCCCCAAATACAATCAACACCCAGAAATTAAGCAATCAAAACTCGATTCGTTTATCTCTAACTCAACAATTTGTTGACGCAACTAATCAAATAAAAGTTTTAGAAGTTCGGAATCAAGCATTAAAGAATGCAGAGAATTTATTAGTGCGAGAATTTAAACAAATGCCAATTCGCGCTCGTGAATATACAGATTTACAGCGAGAATTAAAGGTGACAACCGAAAGCTTATTGAGGTTTTTATCTACTAGAGAAAACTTAGAAATTGAAGCAGCACAAAAAGCAACTCCTTGGCAATTAATTGACGCACCTAATCAAAGTTACCCGATTTCCCCTGATAAATATCGCAACTTAATGTTAGGAATAGTTGCTGGGTTGTTGTTAGGTGCTGGGGCGGCTTGGTTAGTCGAAATGCTCGATAATGTATTCCATTCTGTGGAAGACTTGAAAAATCAAACTGGAATGCCTCTATTAGGTGTAATTCCTTTTAGTAAAGCGTTGAAAAAAGCTGCGCCTGGAGAAAATGAAGCTGCGGGTTTATTATTGCCTGAAGGAGAAGCAGCTATTACCACTCAAAATAGTGGCATAAATACTCGTTATAATGCTTCTCAATTTACCGAATCTTTCCGCTCTTTTTACACTAATATCCGTCTTTTAAGTACGGATATGCCAATCCGAAGTTTGGTAATTAGTTCATCAACTCCCGCAGAAGGTAAAACGGTAATATCTCTACATTTAGCGCAAGCAGCGGCAGCAATGGGACAACGAGTTTTATTAGTTGATGCTGATTTGCGTCGTCCCCAAATTCACAAAAGATTGGATATGCCAAATATGCGGGGATTAACTAATTTAATTTCTTCTGAAGACTTAGATTTTCATGAGGTAATTCAGAATTCGCCTCAAGAAGAAAACTTGTACATTCTGACTGCGGGACAAATTCCTCCTGACCCAACTCGTCTGTTATCTTCAGATAAAATGCAGACACTTATGGCAGATTTTCAATCAGCTTTTGACTTAGTTATTTATGACACGCCACCTTTAGTTGGTTTTGCAGATGCTAGTATTTTGGCGACTCCTACTGATGGAGTAATTTTAGTAGTTGGATTGGGAAAAACCGATCGCTATCCGTTGATGCAAGCATTAGATACTTTGCGAATTTCTGGAACCCCAATTTTAGGTTTAGTTGCTAATGGAGTGAAGAGTTATACTACTCGCTGGCAAGATACTTACAACCGTTATTATCATCAATCGTCGATCGATCGCGGACATTCTCAGCAAATGACAATCGATGGTTAG